One Microbacterium esteraromaticum genomic window carries:
- a CDS encoding iron chelate uptake ABC transporter family permease subunit: MLRPVESAQPAPARATAGWFADARARRRYLIALTILIVLSAGFGVGLLAWENPMPFGTAGFWRIAELRFTNVLVMIIVAVCQAVATVSFQTVATNRIVTPSILGFESLYRAVQTSSVYLFGIAGLVAMQGLLQFGIQIAVMVGLAMLLYGWLLTGRYANLQIMLLIGIVIGGGLGAIATFMQRLLTPSEFDVLAARLFGNISNADPSYLPVAVPLCVTASALLWMRARRLNVMALGADTANALGVNHRRELMTTLFLVAVLMATSTALVGPMTFLGFLVATLAYQFAGSDDHRLVFPIAVLTAFTILSGAYFVMRNIFYAQGVVSIIIELVGGVVFLIVILKKGRL; encoded by the coding sequence GTGCTTAGGCCGGTCGAGAGCGCGCAGCCCGCGCCCGCACGCGCAACGGCGGGCTGGTTCGCGGATGCCCGTGCGCGACGTCGCTATCTGATCGCGCTGACGATCCTCATCGTCCTGTCGGCGGGCTTCGGCGTCGGCCTGCTCGCCTGGGAGAACCCGATGCCCTTCGGCACCGCCGGATTCTGGCGCATCGCCGAGCTGCGTTTCACCAACGTGCTCGTCATGATCATCGTCGCGGTGTGCCAGGCCGTGGCGACCGTCAGCTTCCAGACCGTGGCGACGAACCGCATCGTCACGCCGTCGATCCTCGGCTTCGAGTCGCTGTACCGCGCGGTGCAGACCTCGTCCGTGTACCTCTTCGGCATCGCCGGGCTCGTCGCGATGCAGGGGCTGCTGCAGTTCGGCATCCAGATCGCCGTGATGGTGGGTCTCGCCATGCTGCTCTACGGCTGGCTGCTCACCGGACGCTACGCGAACCTGCAGATCATGCTGCTGATCGGCATCGTGATCGGCGGAGGGCTCGGCGCGATCGCCACCTTCATGCAGCGGCTGCTCACGCCGAGCGAGTTCGACGTACTGGCCGCGCGCCTGTTCGGCAACATCTCGAACGCCGATCCGTCATATCTTCCGGTGGCCGTGCCGCTGTGCGTCACGGCATCCGCTCTGCTCTGGATGCGCGCCAGGCGCCTCAACGTGATGGCTCTCGGCGCCGACACCGCGAACGCGCTCGGCGTGAACCACCGGCGCGAGCTGATGACCACGCTCTTCCTCGTCGCCGTGCTGATGGCGACCTCGACGGCCCTGGTCGGGCCGATGACGTTCCTCGGCTTCCTCGTCGCGACGCTGGCGTATCAGTTCGCGGGCTCCGACGATCATCGGCTGGTGTTCCCGATCGCGGTGCTGACCGCCTTCACGATCCTGTCTGGTGCGTACTTCGTGATGCGCAACATCTTCTACGCGCAGGGCGTCGTCTCGATCATCATCGAACTGGTCGGCGGCGTCGTGTTCCTCATCGTCATCCTCAAGAAGGGCCGCCTGTGA
- a CDS encoding VOC family protein, which produces MALLDHLGISVLDIERARAQFHPVLTALGYSVGVEAEHGISWDNGDETEIIVFPIRDDADAVPHRHGEAGWQHLAFSLGSRSEVDRLHAVAMDAGWTAVREPKLYPRFNANYYASFVEDESGVRLEFVHNPPREQ; this is translated from the coding sequence ATGGCGCTCCTCGATCACCTCGGCATCTCCGTCCTCGACATCGAGAGGGCGCGGGCGCAGTTCCATCCGGTGCTGACCGCGCTCGGCTACTCGGTCGGCGTCGAGGCCGAGCACGGCATCTCGTGGGACAACGGCGACGAGACCGAGATCATCGTCTTCCCGATCCGCGACGACGCCGACGCGGTGCCGCACCGTCACGGCGAGGCGGGCTGGCAGCACCTCGCGTTCTCGCTCGGCTCGCGCAGCGAGGTCGACCGACTGCATGCGGTCGCGATGGATGCCGGGTGGACCGCGGTGCGCGAGCCGAAGCTGTACCCGCGGTTCAACGCGAACTACTACGCGTCGTTCGTGGAGGACGAGAGCGGCGTCCGACTCGAGTTCGTGCACAATCCGCCGCGCGAGCAGTGA
- a CDS encoding iron ABC transporter ATP-binding protein — MITIEKVRREYASDVAIGPVDLVIPAGGITALIGPNGAGKSTLLTMVGRLMGMDAGAIEIAGFDVASTKSADLAKVVSILRQENHFVTRLTVRQLVGFGRFPHSKGRLTRADEDVISRSIDFLDLGMLEHRYLDELSGGQRQRAYVAMVLAQDTDVVLLDEPLNNLDMKHAVTMMAQLRRAADELGRTIVIVLHDINFAGHYADRICAMKDGQVVEFGTPAEIMTDEVLTRVFETPVQVIDGPHGPLAVYY, encoded by the coding sequence GTGATCACCATCGAGAAGGTTCGCCGGGAGTACGCGAGCGATGTCGCGATCGGGCCGGTCGACCTCGTCATCCCGGCGGGAGGGATCACCGCGCTGATCGGGCCGAACGGCGCGGGCAAGTCGACGCTGCTCACGATGGTGGGCCGGCTGATGGGGATGGACGCCGGAGCGATCGAGATCGCCGGATTCGACGTGGCCTCGACGAAGTCGGCCGACCTCGCCAAGGTCGTGTCGATCCTGCGGCAGGAGAACCACTTCGTCACCCGGTTGACGGTGCGCCAGCTCGTCGGCTTCGGGCGCTTCCCGCACTCGAAGGGCCGCCTGACCAGGGCCGATGAGGACGTCATCAGCCGGTCGATCGACTTCCTCGATCTCGGGATGCTCGAGCACCGCTACCTCGACGAGCTCTCGGGCGGTCAGCGTCAGCGCGCGTACGTCGCCATGGTGCTCGCACAGGACACGGATGTGGTGCTGCTCGACGAGCCGCTGAACAACCTCGACATGAAGCACGCCGTGACGATGATGGCGCAGCTGCGTCGCGCCGCCGACGAGCTGGGTCGCACGATCGTCATCGTGCTGCACGACATCAACTTCGCGGGCCATTACGCCGACCGGATCTGCGCCATGAAGGACGGGCAGGTCGTGGAGTTCGGCACCCCGGCCGAGATCATGACCGACGAGGTGCTCACGCGCGTGTTCGAGACGCCCGTGCAGGTGATCGACGGCCCGCACGGACCACTGGCCGTGTACTACTGA
- a CDS encoding ABC transporter permease, with protein MTRIASTTEPHPTPPGRASAATRGRLFDAKLLIGILVVAALLVASLFTGVYDIAGAADGAEMFQITRVPRTIALVLAGASMAMAGLVMQLLTQNRFVEPTTTGTTEWAGLGLLTVMVLVPHPSLPLRMAGAVVAAFIGTMIFFLFLKRVSLRSSLIVPIVGIMLGAVVGAVSTYLALATNTLQSLGVWFAGSFTSVLRGQYEMLWIVAVVGVIVFVVADRLTVAGLGEEIATNVGLDYDRIMLLGTALIAVVTGVVTVVVGNLPFLGLIVPNIVSMLRGDDLRSNLPWVCLLGIGIVTLCDLIGRIIVMPFEVPVSLILGIVGAVVFVLLLLRQRRRA; from the coding sequence ATGACACGCATCGCCTCCACCACTGAGCCGCACCCCACCCCTCCGGGGCGGGCGAGCGCGGCGACCCGCGGGCGCCTGTTCGACGCGAAGCTGCTGATCGGCATTCTCGTCGTCGCGGCCCTGCTCGTCGCCTCGCTGTTCACCGGCGTATACGACATCGCGGGCGCCGCCGACGGCGCCGAGATGTTCCAGATCACCCGCGTCCCTCGTACCATCGCGCTCGTGCTCGCGGGCGCCTCCATGGCCATGGCCGGTCTGGTCATGCAGCTGCTGACGCAGAACCGCTTCGTCGAGCCGACCACCACCGGTACGACCGAATGGGCGGGGCTCGGCCTGCTCACGGTCATGGTGCTGGTTCCGCACCCGTCGCTCCCGCTGCGCATGGCAGGCGCCGTCGTCGCCGCGTTCATCGGCACCATGATCTTCTTCCTGTTCCTGAAGAGGGTGTCGCTGCGCTCCTCGCTGATCGTCCCCATCGTCGGCATCATGCTCGGCGCGGTCGTCGGGGCCGTGTCGACCTACCTGGCCCTCGCCACCAACACGCTGCAGAGCCTCGGCGTCTGGTTCGCCGGCAGCTTCACCTCGGTGCTGCGCGGTCAGTACGAGATGCTCTGGATCGTGGCCGTGGTGGGTGTGATCGTCTTCGTCGTCGCCGACCGGCTCACCGTCGCCGGCCTCGGCGAGGAGATCGCCACCAATGTCGGACTCGACTACGACCGCATCATGCTGCTCGGCACCGCGCTCATCGCCGTCGTCACCGGCGTGGTCACCGTCGTCGTCGGCAACCTGCCCTTCCTCGGGCTGATCGTGCCCAACATCGTCTCGATGCTGCGCGGAGACGACCTGCGCAGCAACCTGCCGTGGGTGTGCCTGCTGGGCATCGGCATCGTCACGCTCTGCGACCTGATCGGCCGCATCATCGTGATGCCTTTCGAGGTGCCGGTGTCGCTCATCCTCGGTATCGTCGGCGCCGTCGTGTTCGTGCTCCTCCTGCTCAGGCAGCGTCGCCGTGCTTAG
- a CDS encoding siderophore ABC transporter substrate-binding protein — MSMPRILGGTALGLVSVLALAGCAAGPAAEAEEAAPKATTVTVEDNNGTHKISTPPKSVVATDNRTFQTLSDWGIELSAGAVALMPETVGYVDDEDIIDLGTHNEPDLESVVAVEPDLIINGQRFTQHHDKLAGLVPDATILELDPREGEPFDDELKRQVTVLGEVFGKQKEAKKLVDDFDAAIARAKEAYDDAEKVMAVTTSGGEIGYIAPKVGRTLGPIFDLLELTPALEVDGATDDHQGDDISVEAIAESNPDWILVMDRDAVFADEEPNYVQAAEILESSEALASVTAVKDAQIVYMPTDTYLNESIQTYTTFLNDFADALEKSSK, encoded by the coding sequence ATGTCCATGCCCCGAATCCTCGGCGGAACCGCACTCGGTCTCGTCAGCGTCCTCGCCCTCGCCGGCTGCGCAGCAGGTCCCGCCGCCGAAGCCGAAGAGGCCGCTCCCAAGGCCACGACCGTCACCGTCGAGGACAACAACGGCACGCACAAGATCTCCACCCCGCCGAAGTCGGTCGTCGCGACCGACAACCGCACCTTCCAGACCCTGAGCGACTGGGGCATCGAACTGTCGGCCGGTGCCGTCGCCCTCATGCCGGAGACCGTCGGCTACGTCGACGACGAGGACATCATCGACCTCGGCACCCACAACGAGCCCGACCTCGAGTCGGTCGTCGCCGTCGAGCCCGATCTGATCATCAACGGTCAGCGCTTCACGCAGCACCACGACAAGCTCGCAGGCCTCGTGCCCGATGCGACGATCCTCGAGCTCGACCCGCGCGAGGGGGAGCCCTTCGACGACGAGCTCAAGCGCCAGGTCACCGTGCTCGGCGAGGTGTTCGGCAAGCAGAAGGAGGCGAAGAAGCTCGTCGACGACTTCGACGCCGCCATCGCCCGGGCGAAAGAGGCCTACGACGACGCAGAGAAGGTGATGGCGGTCACCACCTCCGGCGGCGAGATCGGTTACATCGCGCCGAAGGTCGGCCGCACGCTCGGCCCGATCTTCGACCTCCTCGAGCTGACCCCCGCGCTCGAGGTCGACGGCGCCACCGACGACCACCAGGGCGATGACATCTCGGTCGAGGCCATCGCCGAGTCGAACCCCGACTGGATCCTCGTGATGGACCGCGACGCCGTGTTCGCCGATGAGGAGCCGAACTACGTGCAGGCCGCCGAGATCCTCGAGAGCTCCGAGGCACTGGCATCCGTCACCGCCGTCAAGGACGCGCAGATCGTCTACATGCCCACGGACACGTACCTCAACGAGAGCATCCAGACGTACACGACCTTCCTCAACGACTTCGCCGACGCGCTCGAGAAGTCCTCGAAGTGA
- a CDS encoding siderophore-interacting protein, whose amino-acid sequence MSDVKSGFSIERQGLDLRFRSATLAERVWLAPNYVRVRLAGADLAGFSSLGADDHMRLFFAAGPTDSVDELRASPSREYTPLAWGDNWLDVEFAVHGDEGVGAPWAASAPLGSFVGVGGPRGSAVLTGEPGSWLLVGDETAIPAIRRFAAMIPAGAPARIVVEVATEADRVEIGAPVEVEWLHRGASPAGSALIAFVEALSEADAVGSDPFVFIAAEQSIVKPGRALLARWGVDAANAVVKGYWKRGEAEYHAPH is encoded by the coding sequence ATGAGCGATGTGAAATCCGGTTTCTCGATCGAACGACAGGGCCTCGATCTGCGCTTCCGCTCCGCGACTCTCGCGGAGCGGGTGTGGCTGGCCCCGAACTACGTGCGCGTGCGCCTGGCGGGTGCCGACCTCGCGGGGTTCAGCTCTCTCGGTGCGGATGACCACATGCGCCTGTTCTTCGCAGCAGGCCCGACCGACTCGGTCGACGAGCTGCGGGCGTCACCCAGCCGCGAGTACACGCCGCTGGCTTGGGGGGACAACTGGCTCGACGTCGAGTTCGCCGTGCACGGCGATGAGGGCGTGGGTGCGCCGTGGGCCGCATCCGCTCCGCTCGGCTCGTTCGTCGGGGTCGGCGGGCCGCGCGGTTCGGCGGTGCTGACCGGCGAGCCGGGATCGTGGCTGCTCGTGGGTGACGAGACCGCGATCCCGGCCATCCGCCGCTTCGCGGCGATGATCCCTGCAGGCGCGCCGGCCCGCATCGTGGTCGAGGTGGCGACCGAGGCCGACCGGGTCGAGATCGGCGCGCCGGTCGAGGTCGAGTGGCTGCACCGGGGCGCCAGCCCGGCGGGCTCGGCCCTGATCGCGTTCGTCGAGGCTCTGAGCGAGGCGGATGCCGTCGGCTCCGACCCCTTCGTGTTCATCGCTGCAGAGCAGTCGATCGTCAAGCCCGGCCGCGCACTGCTCGCCCGCTGGGGCGTCGATGCGGCGAACGCCGTGGTGAAGGGCTACTGGAAGCGCGGCGAGGCCGAGTACCACGCCCCGCACTGA
- a CDS encoding alpha/beta fold hydrolase yields the protein MLAERDRFDVHPAEPSGTGVLLLAGSSGRLETARAELLAAHGARVRAMRWFGGEGQRPAPHEVPIELFAEQLDRLRRECDRVVVFGTSFGAEAALLTATVSPVDAVIAVAPTSVVWAGAHDGAWSSHWTLAGEPVPFVPFMDGWIPDADPPAFRELYASSLQHFAERASAARIAVERIGGEVLLIVGGDDQVWPSDLFAREIVAARRPAGLMTTVIGHPDAGHRLLLPGEEPASGGVHMERGGTAAADAELGERAWPEILRVLGAHG from the coding sequence ATGCTGGCCGAACGAGACCGCTTCGACGTGCATCCCGCCGAGCCGAGCGGCACGGGAGTGCTGCTGCTCGCGGGTTCGAGCGGACGCCTCGAGACCGCGCGCGCCGAGCTGCTCGCAGCGCACGGCGCGCGGGTGCGCGCGATGCGCTGGTTCGGCGGCGAGGGTCAGCGGCCCGCGCCCCATGAGGTGCCGATCGAGCTGTTCGCCGAGCAGCTCGATCGGCTGCGGCGGGAGTGCGACAGGGTCGTCGTGTTCGGCACGTCGTTCGGCGCGGAGGCCGCGCTGCTGACCGCGACGGTCAGCCCTGTCGATGCGGTCATCGCGGTCGCTCCGACATCGGTCGTCTGGGCCGGCGCGCACGACGGCGCCTGGTCGTCGCACTGGACGCTCGCAGGCGAGCCGGTGCCCTTCGTTCCGTTCATGGACGGCTGGATCCCGGATGCCGATCCGCCGGCGTTCCGCGAGCTGTACGCCTCGAGCCTCCAGCACTTCGCGGAGCGGGCATCGGCCGCCCGGATCGCCGTCGAGCGGATCGGGGGCGAGGTGCTGCTGATCGTCGGCGGGGACGATCAGGTGTGGCCGTCGGATCTGTTCGCGCGGGAGATCGTCGCGGCGCGGAGGCCGGCCGGGCTGATGACGACGGTGATCGGGCATCCGGATGCCGGGCACCGGCTGCTGCTGCCTGGCGAGGAGCCGGCGAGCGGCGGCGTGCACATGGAGCGTGGCGGCACGGCCGCCGCCGACGCCGAGCTCGGCGAGCGCGCCTGGCCCGAGATCCTGCGCGTTCTCGGCGCTCACGGCTGA